aaggttttcaaaaaaacattttaagaacatttctgtgtttgctgggttcaaatattttaacataatgttatgtaagtATTGActcaatatttggtaaaaatgtttgcaaaaatagtttacaataacattttttgaaaacattaaaaatattgttgtagtgtgttttcatacagaacgttttaaaacattatcatgacctttatataacccgacattttaatgttattaaaacgtttttacctaaaccaaaagccaaaatataacttaattaaaacgtttttaaaacgtttttgtgtttgctgggaatatccTCTTTTCCCCACTACACAAAATTTGCAAAGGCTTGATTTGTTTGTACATTTCTCTTTCGTTACTACGTGTAGGAGGACAAAAGGATAATTTGTTGTTCTTCattaactaccatgactacagtcAATTGTGTGGTTATTTTTCTAACCAGCTTTTGtgacattttgtattttgtctgcaggtaatttgtattaaattttaaATGGCTGCATATTAAAATTACCCATGTGGCTAAGATCTAAACATctccaaaaaagtaactaaccccctttaatGATGGACATCATTCAacaacgggtgattgtattacaaatctgtaaaatgtgtctaaatattgacgtcacagtgtacatttaactcaatgtaacccaagatttgaaagttgcagtaaattctattgatttgtattcagtatcatggaaggaaatctgtgtaatgatatgtggatgtttttgtattgttgtaagtgcaactttcaaatctggacctcactacattaaattaaccggtgttttattgttttctgggctatcgtatcaaatgagatgtcaaaatgcgcagaaataaattctgcttccaacgcgttttacagatttgtaatacaatagcccgtttttgaataatggtcattatttaaggggggttagttagcTTTTTTGAGATTTTAGCTTACTCACAACTGGACTAATTCATGCACATCTGGTGGACAGACAGATATACGCATAGTAATATAATAAAAGTTACATTGGGTTCAATACTAGACAATAGATATATGTGACGTAGTAGTTTCCCGCAATCGTGGTGACTGGtgaattgcttattttgttcGTTCAACAGAACATGTTATCAATATCTACCAAATACACAATACTTTGATCTATGGAAAGTCTACGCGGATTGATCGCGAGATTCCACTGAACAGACTATATCAGAGTATGGTCCACTAGTTCGATTCCTTTGTTTGGAGATCAACACGTAGTGATAAATATTTCTTGGCAAAAACTCTGAAGTAGCTCACCCGTTAAAGAAGACGATAGGTTCGATTTCTTTGTCCGTACATTGTACGATTTGTTTTTATTAACTTGTACTTATACACCACGCTTTGTTCATACCGCACACCGCACTTGCGATATATTGTGCTTgctttattaaattattttaacttAAGTAATTAAACAAACTCTATGATGCATATAACCGGCGTAAAGatgaaaataacaaacaaatttgGTTTGTTCGCAACTTGACCGTCCAAATTCATATATCCTGAAATATATAAGCCCATATATGTGTAAACACTTCAAACTTTGACGTGCAATGGGCCGACAAGTAAAACCGTAGGGGGAATGCCTTACTCCCTTTGGTACATTAATCAACTATATATATTTTCTTCAATTCCAGGAATTAAGCTAAAATAGAAGAAATACCTTATATAATACATTACCTGCTAGAGCATAACAACTTAATTTTTCCTCCACGGCATTCGCATAGTCGGTTTTTGCTTTGTATTTTAGGGTGTCTACGCAAATTGCTATGCAGAAATTGATTAAAGGATATGATAAGCATATAGCGACAACGAAATGATTCAGATGGTGTAAGCCCACATTGTACTATAAATAACTGAATTTGCTAAAATCTTACTACAAAATTACATTATCATCACCCAACTGAACGTTTTCCGCCCTTCGGCATATGAAGTGTATTGTCACATGTTCTTTTATTCTTGGAATTACGTCAAAACATTACACAACATTATCTGTTGAGATATAAATAACTCACCTCTGTAAGGAATCTTAAGTCATTCACTTGaacaaataatatcaaaatagaaTATCCTCGAAAGTGGAAAGTTAAATAAttagtttcaaagcaaataatgtCAACAGTAAAGGAAAAATGATTCACATGAATTCACGGATTGAAATCATAAATTATTACGCAAGCAAAACCACGTGAAAACCGAGTGAAAACAATTATATTAACTGGATGGGTGGATACCTTTCTTCCTCCCGTCGGTGCATTAATTGTGTTATTTCCTTATTCCTTCCTGGAACAACGTCAAAATAGTAGATGTTTACCCATGGGTAGAGTGAACTGAATATCTTGTCGAAAATAAACAACACTaattatttaaccacaaaaatACGTATTGAGTCATTTGAGTGGGTTAAAccgcaataaaaaacaaaaatatttgtgttTAGGATTTTATGTCAAAATACCCTTTTTCGTAACTTTGTAAATTAATAGATTAATTTTTGcaaaatgctaataaataagtATGATTCTTTAATTTCTTTGAGTAGTGTACATGTGTATATCAGCATTGCAACGAAATTGTTGGGGAAACGTACTTCCTTCTGTGACTCCTTCATGTTATTAAAAGAAGGTCGTGGGCTCGATTTCTTTGTCCGCGCCTTCTCCGATTTATTTTTATTAACTTGTATACCACGCTTACTTCATACCTTCGATATATTGTAGATGCATCAAAATGATTATAATTTAATGAAACAAGAAGGActaaaaacaaaaggaatatataATGCATATAATCAGGGTGACCGGGGGGCACCTTCACCGTCCACGTTCAAATATCCTGAAATACCCTATTAGCAGCCCATATATGTGTAAACAATCCATAATTTGACGTGCAATGGACCGACAAGTAAAACCTTTGTGTGAATGCCTTACTCCCTTTGGTACATTAATCAACTATACTAATAAAATTATATGTTCTTCAATTCCAGGAATTCTGCCTCCACACCATCCTCATAGTCGTGTTTTGTTTCCTATTTTAGGATGTATTCGCTAATTGCTATGAAATTGATGAAAAGATTTGATAAACATATGCCGACAATGAAATGATTCAGATTGTGTAAGCCCACAATTGGTCTTTAAATAACTGGATTTGTCAATTACAAAATTACATTAACTTCGTCCGAATGAAGACTCTTCACCCTTCGGCATATGGAGTGTATTGTCGGATGTTCTTTTATTTATATTCCTGGAAGTTACGTGAAAACATTACACAAAATTATCTATAAATAAACTCACCTCTATAAGGCATCTTTTTATTCACATGGGGAAAAAATAGAATATCTCGGAAAATGGATAATTTAATAATTAGTTTAAAAGCAAATAATGTCAACAGAGAAATGATTCACATGAATTCACGAGTTGAAAACATAAATTATTCGCAAAAGAAATCATGAGTCCAAAACAGCACTTGGTAAATTAAACACTTATATTAACTGGTTTGGTGgattccttccttcctcccgtcGGTGTATTGATCGAGTTATATCCTTTTTCCTTCCTGGAACAACGTGAAAATAGTACATGTTTACTCACGGGTAGTGTGTACAGATTACGTTTTCGAAAATAAACAacaattatttaaccacaaaaatAAGTATTGACCCTAAAAATAATAGAAACCTTGAAAATCTTAAAACAAACCTGTACAAAAAGCCACAAACGCAAAATCAAGATTGGTATGGTCGGGCCTGTGGAACAGTGATAAATTATTCATTGTATTCTTTTATTTCGGGAAATTACTTACATCTATGTATAAATCATTATAATGGGACAATTGCGTTGATAATGAAAAAAGGAATTCGGTGATTCACGTGGTGACAGCATTATGCACAATGATTCTGCAAATACATCATTATTTTAGATGTCTAAattaagcaatatcaaattaCGATATTGCATTAACTTTAGGGTGGGTCACTAACAATATCCAGTGGGTGTGCACATTATTTTAGTATAGTTTCTTTTGTTATTTAGAAGAGAACGTAATGAATATTATTGTAGAAATAAGTAATGGGCGGAGATCTTGAATCAGTTTTAATTTGATTTAAGCAGAATATGGTAGCAATGGTGTGCTGAATTAAATGTGATTCACACCGAGCTCTGCCCGTGGATTTAGTTGTACACACATAATTCGTATTAAAATAGAGAATTCCAGATTCAAAAAGTTGAAGTTTCCTTTAAAAATATGTTGGTAATGGTATTACCGTCTATAAATAGAAAATGGGATGACTTTAAGAAAATGTCCACTTCAGTGTGACAATCTGGATtttatattctttcttttttcttctttatggTGCTCACCAAGGTGTTTTTCAGTGTCACGGAACATCAGGCGAGTCACCTGTTGTCTTaacattactgaatgaaatgacactcatctgatttacaaGGTTAATCTTCGATTCCTTTGTCCGTGCCTTCTGCgatttattttgatcaacttgtACTTGTACACCACGCTTACTTCATACCTCCGATATATTGTAGGTGCTCTATTAATATGATTATAATTTCATGAAGCAAGAATGTCTAGGAACAAAAGGAATCTATGATGCATATAACCGGCTTGAAGATGAGAATAACAAACATGTTTTGTTTGTTCGAACCTACATCGTCCACGTTCAAATATCCTGAAATATATCAGCCCATATATGTGTAAACACTTCAAACTTTGACGTGTAATGGACCGACAAGTAAAACCTTTGGGTGAATGCCTTACTCCCTTTGGTACATtgataaactataggcctatatattttcttcAATTCCAGGAATTAAGTTAAAATAGAAGAAATGCCTTGAATTTGAGTGTTATTCAAGAGCATAACGACTTAATTGCCCTCCACAGCATTCTCATAGCCGGTTTTTTTCTTCCTATTTTAGGGTGTCTACACAAATTGATATCCAGAAATTGATTAAAGGATATGATTCAGATTGTGTAAGCCCACAATTACTCTATAAATAATCGAATTCGCTCAATTACAAAATTGTATTAACTTCGTCCGAATAAAGACCCTTCACCCTTCGGCATATGAAGTATATTGTCGAATGTCATTTGATTCTTATTCCTGGAAGTTACGTCAAAACATTACACAAAATTATCTGTTGGGATATAAATAAACTCACCCCTCTAAGGCATCATAAGTCATTCACATGGGAAAAATAGAATATCCCGGAAAGTGGACAATTTAGTAATTAGTTTAAAAGCAAATAATGTCAACCGTAAAAGAGGAATGATTCACATGAATTCACGGGTTGAAAACATAAATTATTACGCAAGAGAAATCATGAGTAAAACAAACTAAGCTGCGTAAAAAGACAGCACTCGGTAAATTATAACAATTATATGAACTGGTTGGGTGGATACCTTTCTTCCTCCCTTGGTGCATTAATCGTGttgtttccttttttccttcctggAACAACGTCAAAATAGTAGATGTTTACTCACAGGTAGTGTGTACAGATTACGTTGTCAAAAATAGGCAGCCattatttaaccacaaaaatACGTATTGACCCTAAAAAATCAGAGAAACTTgaacattttaaaacaaatctgTACAAGTTTTGCAATCATATTTTGAACATTTCTGATTCGACCAAAAAGCCACAAACGCAAAATCAAGATTGGTACGGTCGGGCCTGTGGAACAGTGATGAATTATTCATTGTATTCTTTTATTTCGGAGAATTACTTACATCTATGTAATTCATTATAATGGGCCAATTGCGTTGATAATGAACAAAAGAATTCGGTGATTCACGTGGTGAGAGCATTATGCACAATGATTCTGCAAATACATCATTATTTTAGATGTCTAAATTAAGCAAGAGCATATTACAATATTTCATTAACTTTAGGGTGGGTCACTAACAATATCCAGTAGGTATACACATTATTTTAGTATAGAAAAGAACGTAATGTATATTATTGTAGAAATTAGTAATGGGCGGAGATCTTGAATCAGTTATAATTTGATTTAAGCAGAATATGGTAGCAATGGTGTGCTGAATTAAATGTGATTCACATCGAGCTCTGCCCGTGGATTTAGTTGTACACACATAATTCGTATTGAAATAGAGGATTCCAGATTCAAAAAGTTGAAGTTTCCTTTAAAAATATGTTGGTAATGGTATTACCGTCTATAAATAGAAAATGGGAAGACTTTAAGAAAATGTCCACTTCAGTGTGACAATCTGGATtttatattctttcttttttcttctttatggTGCTGACCAAAGTGTTTTTCAGTGTCACGGAACATCAGGCGAGTCACCTGTTGTCTTaacattactgaatgaaatgacactcatctgatttacaaGGTTAATCTTCGATTCCTTTGTCCGTGCCTTCTGCgatttattttgatcaacttgtACTTGTACACCACACTTACTTCATACCTCCGATATATTATAGGTGCTCTATTAATATGATTATAATTTCATGAAGCAAGAATGTCTAGAAACAAAAGGAATCTATGATGCATATAACCGGGATGAAGATGAAAATAACAAACAAGTTTTGTTTGTTCGAACCTACACTGTCCACCTTCAAATATCCTGAAATATATTAGCCCATATATGTGTAAACACTACATAATATGACGTGGAATAGACCGACAAGTAAAACCTTTGGGTGAATGCCTTACTCCCTTTAGTACATtgataaactataggcctatatattttcttcAATTCCAGGAATTAAGTTAAAATAGAAGAAATGCCTTGAAGTTGAGCGTTATTCAAGAGCATAACAACTTAATTGCCCTCCACAGCATTCTCATAGCCGTTTTTTGGTTTCCTATTTTAGGGTGTCTACGCAAATTGATATCCAGAAATTGATTAAAGGATACGGTATGATTCAGATTGTGTAAGCCCACAATTACTCTATAAATAATCGAATTCGCTCAATTGCAAAATATTGCATTAACTTCGTCCGAATAAAGACCCTTCACCCTTCGGCATATGAAGTGTATTGTCGAATGTCATTTTATTCTTATTCCTGGAAGTTACGTCAAAACATTACACAAATTATCTTTTGGGATATAAATAAACTCACCCCTCTAAGGCATCATAAGTCATTCACATGGGGAAAATAGAATATCCCGGAAAGTGGACAATTTAATAATTAGTTTAAAAGCAAATAATGTCAACAGTGAAAGAGAAATGATTCACATGAATTCACGAGTTGAAACAAATTATTACGCAAGAGAAATCATGAGTAAAAAAAACTAAGCTGCGTAAAAAGACAGCACTCGGTAAATTAAAACAATTATATGAACTGGTTGGGTGGATACCTTGTTTCCTCCCGTTGGTGCATTAATCGTGTTGTTTCCTTTTTCTTTCCTGGAACAACGTCAAAATAGTACATGTTTACTCACAGGTAGTGTGTACAGATTACGTTTTCGAAAATAAACAacaattatttaaccacaaaaatAAGTATTGGCCATAAAAATCAGAGAAActtgaaaatctttaaaaaaatctgtaCAAGTTTTGCAATCATATTTTGAACATTTCTAATTCGGCCAAAAAGCCACAAACGCAAAATCAAGATTGGTATGGTCAGGCCAGTGGAACAGTGTGATGAATTATCCATTGTATTCTTTTATTTCGGAGAATTATTtacgtataggataatggccaaggattagaacgtgagtggataagaatggctgagccgcggagcggcgaagccattcttatccactcacgttctaatacgcggccattaaccgacttaatacacacctatgacgtcgcgctattgttttaccgctccattatttttcacgaatggagtgttattgaaataggctgctctttacaaattaatcaattactcattgatgccggacaatacactaatataatgatcgtactaaattttaggtgcgagtgcaaaaatagtccaactcagctttatgtaaaatttctatagaaatacccatcatatcacgatccaggtgtttagttcaaatcaaccgtaaccaccttcttgaattataaagatttaaaatgtttgttacaatacaatacaatacaatacaaccaagcatttatatagcgccctccAAGGACCACAGCGGGTATCAAGTTAAATCTTGATGGTGTCATCATTGAGCCTACATTGACACTGAAGAATCTCGGAGTCATTTTTGATCCAGTTTTAAACATGTCTAGTCAGATTTCATCAGTTGTGAAGTGCGTCAGTTTTCACCTACGCAATCTTTCCAGGATTCGTCGTTTTTAGATCTGGACACATGCAAGCTGGCTGTTCAAGCTCTTGTATTTTCTCGCATAGACTATGGTAACGCCTTACTGTTTGGAGCCACTGAATATGACCTAACTCGTCTGCAACGCCTACAAAATAGAGCCGCGAGACTTATAATGATGGTTGGCCGTGATACATCTAGTGCCCCTCTGTTACGCCATCTTCATTGGCTACCGATCCGTAAGCGTATCGAATTCAAGCTATTGGTCATCACATACAAGTGTGTCAACTCACAAGCTCCGGAATACCTACAAGAACTGATCACATTTCGCAAACCAAAGTACGCCACTCGTTCATCACTTGACAGAACACTTCTCATTGTTCCAAAAACCAGGACTCTCACCGGTGACAAAGCGTTTCAAACCGCAGGTCCTCGTCTATGGAATTCACTTCCAATCAACATCAGGCAGGCCAAAACACTGGacattttcaaaaccaatttaaaaactcatctgtttgTTTAATTCTTTGCTTATCTGGTAATTGTATGTTTATTATGTAGAatgcattgatttttgttttattattattatatatgttctTTTTTCTGGAAAGCGCTGTGGTCCTTggagggcgctatataaatgcttggttgtattgtattgtattgtattgtattgtaacaaacattttaaatctttataattcaagaaggtggttacggttgatttgaactaaacacctggatcgtgatatgatgggtatttctatagaaattttacataaagctgagttggactatttttgcactcgcacctaaaatttagtacgatcattatattagtgtattgtccggcatcaatgagtaattgattaatttgtaaagagcagcctatttcaataacactccattcgtgaaaaaataatggagcggtaaaacaatagcgcgacgtcataggtgtgtattaagtcggttaatggccgcgtattagaacgtgagtggataagaatggctgagccgcggagcggcgaagccattcttatccactcacgttctaatacgcggccattatcctatacgtaAATAATTCTCCGAAATAAAAGAATACAATGGATAATTCATCACACTGTTCCACTGGCCTGACCATACCAATCTTGATTTTGCGTTTGTGGCTTTTTGGCCGAATTAGAAATGTTCAAAATATGATTGCAAAACTTGtacagatttttttaaagattttcaagTTTCTCTGATTTTTTATGGCCAATACTTatttttgtggttaaataattgtTGTTTATTTTCGAAAACGTAATCTGTACACACTACCTGTGAGTAAACATGTACTATTTTGACGTTGTTCCAGGAAAGAAAAAGGAAACAACACGATTAATGCACCAACGGGAGGAAACAAGGTATCCACCCAACCAGTTCATATAATTGTTTTAATTTACCGAGTGCTGTCTCGAAGACGCAGCAATATAAAACTCAGTTTTTTCCTGGTTTAGCTGCAACTTGTTTTGTGACATCCAAGATTGTATTTGATGTACACATGTCTTGAGTCTGTTGAGAGCTCGCTCACACTCATCAGGAATTCGCGGGTCGAATGAAACATACACCTGGGTATCGTCTGCATAAATATGAAAACTGACATTGTTCCTGCGCAAAATGTCCCCAACAGGATGAGTATACATTGTATATCCCCTGGGTCCTAAGATGGATCCTTGCGGCAGGCCAAAATTCAATACATGCTCGTTGGAGAACTGTCCTGAAATACAAACACGGTTTTTCCTGTTTTTAAGGTAACTAGCAAACCATTG
This DNA window, taken from Amphiura filiformis chromosome 16, Afil_fr2py, whole genome shotgun sequence, encodes the following:
- the LOC140172701 gene encoding uncharacterized protein, producing the protein MVGRDTSSAPLLRHLHWLPIRKRIEFKLLVITYKCVNSQAPEYLQELITFRKPKYATRSSLDRTLLIVPKTRTLTGDKAFQTAGPRLWNSLPINIRQAKTLDIFKTNLKTHLFV